A single region of the Polyodon spathula isolate WHYD16114869_AA chromosome 12, ASM1765450v1, whole genome shotgun sequence genome encodes:
- the lrr1 gene encoding leucine-rich repeat protein 1 isoform X2: MKLQCEVEVINRILPTFGMRNRGKAARAVLSIGRHLDKTTKIQNIYLMICTLKDKAGCKYKADANNLKNFLSAARLAHRGSEVDALPLTALAPARTRDVEKPKSKMSITSKKDYPLTSCFPYSLEQLQVSYCRLSRVDMRMLTLRKLRKLDLSNNHIKKLPATIGDLCCLAELVLHNNHLETFSTALCQSTLQHSLQYLDLGQNKLRALPIQFCQLRELVHLKVDDNEMLRLPVKIGQLSKLRFLSAARNQLPYLPTDFRRLSLENLDLFGNPFKQPNPLDHTIQLKFPLTLLEMASRTAVNYRIPYSPQLIPAHLCQDLDVSKTCDCGNACLNFYIQTTVSMNLHHVSHTVILVDNMGGTEAPVLCYFCSLTCYSEFLDKCLQRSR; encoded by the exons ATGAAGCTTCAGTGTGAGGTGGAAGTTATCAATCGGATCCTGCCAACCTTTGGAATGAGAAATCGAGGCAAGGCAGCGAGAGCAGTGCTGTCCATCGGGAGACATCTGGACAAGACGACCAAGATACAGAACATATATCTCATGATCTGCACCTTAAAGGACAAAGCGGGCTGCAAGTACAAA GCGGATGCCAACAACTTGAAGAACTTCCTCTCTGCTGCCAGGCTGGCTCACAGAGGGAGTGAAGTCGACGCGTTACCCTTGACTGCTCTGGCTCCCGCCCGGACCCGCGATGTGGAGAAACCCAAGAGCAAGATGAGCATCACCTCCAAGAAGGATTACCCGCTCACGTCCTGCTTCCCCTACTCCCTGGAGCAGCTGCAGGTGTCCTACTGCAGGCTGTCCCGGGTGGACATGCGCATGCTGACCCTGAGGAAACTGAGGAAGCTGGACCTGAGCAACAACCACATCAAGAAGCTGCCAGCCACCATCGGGGACCTGTGCTGCCTCGCCGAGCTCGTTCTGCACAACAACCACCTGGAGACCTTCAGCACCGCCCTGTGCCAGTCCACTCTGCAGCACTCCCTGCAGTACCTGGACCTCGGCCAGAACAAACTCCGAGCCCTTCCCATTCAGTTCTGCCAGCTCCGGGAACTCGTGCATCTGAAGGTGGACGACAATGAGATGCTCCGTCTGCCGGTCAAGATCGGGCAGCTCAGTAAACTGCGCTTCCTCTCCGCAGCCCGCAACCAGCTGCCCTACCTGCCCACCGACTTCCGCAGGCTGTCGCTGGAGAACCTGGACCTTTTTGGGAACCCTTTTAAGCAGCCCAATCCCCTGGACCACACTATTCAGTTAAAATTCCCCTTGACTTTGCTGGAGATGGCTTCACGGACAGCAGTCAACTACAG AATACCGTACAGCCCTCAGCTCATTCCTGCACACTTGTGCCAAGACCTGGATGTTTCCAAAACCTGCGACTGTGGAAACGCTTGTCTAAACTTCTACATCCAGACCACCGTCAGCATGAACCTGCACCACGTGTCCCACACCGTCATCCTGGTGGACAACATGGGAGGCACAGAAGCCCCCGTCCTCTGCTATTTCTGCTCCCTGACTTGCTACTCTGAATTCCTTGACAAATGCTTGCAGCGCAGCAGGTGA
- the lrr1 gene encoding leucine-rich repeat protein 1 isoform X3: protein MYFLFLSKETQADANNLKNFLSAARLAHRGSEVDALPLTALAPARTRDVEKPKSKMSITSKKDYPLTSCFPYSLEQLQVSYCRLSRVDMRMLTLRKLRKLDLSNNHIKKLPATIGDLCCLAELVLHNNHLETFSTALCQSTLQHSLQYLDLGQNKLRALPIQFCQLRELVHLKVDDNEMLRLPVKIGQLSKLRFLSAARNQLPYLPTDFRRLSLENLDLFGNPFKQPNPLDHTIQLKFPLTLLEMASRTAVNYRIPYSPQLIPAHLCQDLDVSKTCDCGNACLNFYIQTTVSMNLHHVSHTVILVDNMGGTEAPVLCYFCSLTCYSEFLDKCLQRSR, encoded by the exons ATGTACTTCCTTTTCTTGTCAAAAGAAACACAG GCGGATGCCAACAACTTGAAGAACTTCCTCTCTGCTGCCAGGCTGGCTCACAGAGGGAGTGAAGTCGACGCGTTACCCTTGACTGCTCTGGCTCCCGCCCGGACCCGCGATGTGGAGAAACCCAAGAGCAAGATGAGCATCACCTCCAAGAAGGATTACCCGCTCACGTCCTGCTTCCCCTACTCCCTGGAGCAGCTGCAGGTGTCCTACTGCAGGCTGTCCCGGGTGGACATGCGCATGCTGACCCTGAGGAAACTGAGGAAGCTGGACCTGAGCAACAACCACATCAAGAAGCTGCCAGCCACCATCGGGGACCTGTGCTGCCTCGCCGAGCTCGTTCTGCACAACAACCACCTGGAGACCTTCAGCACCGCCCTGTGCCAGTCCACTCTGCAGCACTCCCTGCAGTACCTGGACCTCGGCCAGAACAAACTCCGAGCCCTTCCCATTCAGTTCTGCCAGCTCCGGGAACTCGTGCATCTGAAGGTGGACGACAATGAGATGCTCCGTCTGCCGGTCAAGATCGGGCAGCTCAGTAAACTGCGCTTCCTCTCCGCAGCCCGCAACCAGCTGCCCTACCTGCCCACCGACTTCCGCAGGCTGTCGCTGGAGAACCTGGACCTTTTTGGGAACCCTTTTAAGCAGCCCAATCCCCTGGACCACACTATTCAGTTAAAATTCCCCTTGACTTTGCTGGAGATGGCTTCACGGACAGCAGTCAACTACAG AATACCGTACAGCCCTCAGCTCATTCCTGCACACTTGTGCCAAGACCTGGATGTTTCCAAAACCTGCGACTGTGGAAACGCTTGTCTAAACTTCTACATCCAGACCACCGTCAGCATGAACCTGCACCACGTGTCCCACACCGTCATCCTGGTGGACAACATGGGAGGCACAGAAGCCCCCGTCCTCTGCTATTTCTGCTCCCTGACTTGCTACTCTGAATTCCTTGACAAATGCTTGCAGCGCAGCAGGTGA
- the lrr1 gene encoding leucine-rich repeat protein 1 isoform X1, which translates to MKLQCEVEVINRILPTFGMRNRGKAARAVLSIGRHLDKTTKIQNIYLMICTLKDKAGCKYKLKENIEQFFTRFVEQGKATIRLKEPAVDVCLSKADANNLKNFLSAARLAHRGSEVDALPLTALAPARTRDVEKPKSKMSITSKKDYPLTSCFPYSLEQLQVSYCRLSRVDMRMLTLRKLRKLDLSNNHIKKLPATIGDLCCLAELVLHNNHLETFSTALCQSTLQHSLQYLDLGQNKLRALPIQFCQLRELVHLKVDDNEMLRLPVKIGQLSKLRFLSAARNQLPYLPTDFRRLSLENLDLFGNPFKQPNPLDHTIQLKFPLTLLEMASRTAVNYRIPYSPQLIPAHLCQDLDVSKTCDCGNACLNFYIQTTVSMNLHHVSHTVILVDNMGGTEAPVLCYFCSLTCYSEFLDKCLQRSR; encoded by the exons ATGAAGCTTCAGTGTGAGGTGGAAGTTATCAATCGGATCCTGCCAACCTTTGGAATGAGAAATCGAGGCAAGGCAGCGAGAGCAGTGCTGTCCATCGGGAGACATCTGGACAAGACGACCAAGATACAGAACATATATCTCATGATCTGCACCTTAAAGGACAAAGCGGGCTGCAAGTACAAA CTGAAAGAGAACATAGAACAGTTTTTCACCAGATTTGTGGAACAGGGAAAGGCCACAATAAGACTGAAGGAACCAGCGGTAGACGTCTGTCTCAGTAAG GCGGATGCCAACAACTTGAAGAACTTCCTCTCTGCTGCCAGGCTGGCTCACAGAGGGAGTGAAGTCGACGCGTTACCCTTGACTGCTCTGGCTCCCGCCCGGACCCGCGATGTGGAGAAACCCAAGAGCAAGATGAGCATCACCTCCAAGAAGGATTACCCGCTCACGTCCTGCTTCCCCTACTCCCTGGAGCAGCTGCAGGTGTCCTACTGCAGGCTGTCCCGGGTGGACATGCGCATGCTGACCCTGAGGAAACTGAGGAAGCTGGACCTGAGCAACAACCACATCAAGAAGCTGCCAGCCACCATCGGGGACCTGTGCTGCCTCGCCGAGCTCGTTCTGCACAACAACCACCTGGAGACCTTCAGCACCGCCCTGTGCCAGTCCACTCTGCAGCACTCCCTGCAGTACCTGGACCTCGGCCAGAACAAACTCCGAGCCCTTCCCATTCAGTTCTGCCAGCTCCGGGAACTCGTGCATCTGAAGGTGGACGACAATGAGATGCTCCGTCTGCCGGTCAAGATCGGGCAGCTCAGTAAACTGCGCTTCCTCTCCGCAGCCCGCAACCAGCTGCCCTACCTGCCCACCGACTTCCGCAGGCTGTCGCTGGAGAACCTGGACCTTTTTGGGAACCCTTTTAAGCAGCCCAATCCCCTGGACCACACTATTCAGTTAAAATTCCCCTTGACTTTGCTGGAGATGGCTTCACGGACAGCAGTCAACTACAG AATACCGTACAGCCCTCAGCTCATTCCTGCACACTTGTGCCAAGACCTGGATGTTTCCAAAACCTGCGACTGTGGAAACGCTTGTCTAAACTTCTACATCCAGACCACCGTCAGCATGAACCTGCACCACGTGTCCCACACCGTCATCCTGGTGGACAACATGGGAGGCACAGAAGCCCCCGTCCTCTGCTATTTCTGCTCCCTGACTTGCTACTCTGAATTCCTTGACAAATGCTTGCAGCGCAGCAGGTGA